In Bacillota bacterium, the genomic stretch AAGAATGGCAAACCGCCAAACTCGCCTTCATGCAGGAGAAATGCCCTGCAGGTCAGAATATTGCTTTGCTAAACATTTGACAGCAAGGAGGGGTTCGGCATGGAGTGCGAAGAGTATTCGCTGCTAGCGCGTCTGTCGGACATCACGGTGGAGCGGAATATCCCCTTCAACGTGATGTTTGAGCTCACGCACCGGTGCAACACGCGGTGCAAGCACTGTTATCAACACCATCCCCGACGCGCCGATGGGGAATTGACCACGGAAGAGTGGTATCGCGTGATGGACGACCTTGCAGCGGCGGGTACGCTGTACCTCACGCTGACGGGCGGGGAACCCCTTCTGCGCAAAGACTTCTTCGATATCGCACGTTACGCTCGCAAGAAGCGGTTCGCGCTGAAGATATACACCAACGGCACGCTTGTTACTCCCACAGTCGCCGAGCGGATAGCCAGCCTGCGGCCGTTCACGGTGGAAATCAGCGTGTACGGTTCCAATGCCGAAACACACGACGGAATGACGCAGGTAAAAGGCAGCTTCGACCGCGTGCTACGCGCGGTGAGGTTGCTGGTCGGATTGGGACAGCGGGTTATCCTGAAGTGCCCGCTGGCGACATCCAGCTTCGGGCAATACGAGGACATCATGCAGATGGCTCAGCAGCTGGGAGCGGAATACCGTTTTGACCCCACCATCGCCCCCATGAACGACGGCAATATGTGTCCCACCAACCTGCGCATCGGCATGGACGAGCTGATGAAACTGTACGATGACGAGCGGGTGTTCAAGAAAAAGGGTTTGCCGTCCATGGGACCCGACGACAGGGTGAAGATGTGCGACGCGGGGCGCAACAGCATGGCAATCAACCCATGGGGCGAGGTGTATCCCTGTGTGCAGATGCTCGTCCCCTGCGGCAACGTGCGCGAGAAGTCCGTTCTGGAGA encodes the following:
- a CDS encoding radical SAM protein, yielding MECEEYSLLARLSDITVERNIPFNVMFELTHRCNTRCKHCYQHHPRRADGELTTEEWYRVMDDLAAAGTLYLTLTGGEPLLRKDFFDIARYARKKRFALKIYTNGTLVTPTVAERIASLRPFTVEISVYGSNAETHDGMTQVKGSFDRVLRAVRLLVGLGQRVILKCPLATSSFGQYEDIMQMAQQLGAEYRFDPTIAPMNDGNMCPTNLRIGMDELMKLYDDERVFKKKGLPSMGPDDRVKMCDAGRNSMAINPWGEVYPCVQMLVPCGNVREKSVLEIWYGSRELRNLRNITPDDLTQCQTCEVKQYCSRCPGQALLEDGSLTGCHSRAKVIARIRKRLAEQQQQATGANPLLRVVA